The Pediococcus inopinatus region GGCTTGCTAACCGAAGAGGTTCAAGCAGATTATTTGGAAGGCATTGTCCAGACCATCACGCCGGAGAAGGCCGGCAAACTTGATCCGATGATGCATTTGCGGTTGATGACAGTTTTGGATGCCCTTGTGTTTTACGGTGACGACTTTGATAAAGTGACTGATCAGTTTAAACGTGATTATCCAGTCACTTTAGCAGCAGCTGAAAAACTCTATCAGTTAATTACGGAAAAACCGGTTGATTCGCCGTTTGCAGTAAGAAGGACAATTGTGGCGCTGTTTGCGGAATTTGATAATGTGTTGAAAGAGCTCGGATTGCCAACTCTAGGAAGTAGCGAGTTTGTCACTTTAGAAAGTGTATTGAGCGAGCGCCAATTACGTTTGGAGGTCCGCCAACTTTTCCAGATTTCTCATTCCGAAATTCAAGATGCGGTGACTAAGAAACGGGCGTACATTGGCCTCGGGGTTCATGATCAACAAAATGCGTTTGTCCTTCCCATGCCTCCTAAGAGTCAAACGGAAGAATATTTCAAGACGTTGTACGGTTTATCAGTAAGAGAGTTGTTTGAGAAATTACAAATTCCATATCTAGTGCGTTAGCCAATTTGATGAAAATCAATTGGTTTACCTGGTGGCCTTTTTAGCTTAAAATATAGATATACTCGAAGATAGTAAATGAAGTCTCATAGTGAAGGGAAGCCAAACCGTGAAGCGTCAAGACGTTTTCCAACAACTTATTAAATTAAAAAATCGCATGCAAGGGTTAATTTTTGTTCAGTTAGCGCTTGATTTTATCATGATGTACACATTTATAAGAACGGTATTGAGTGGCGACACAGTTTCCCTATTTGGAAAAATAATGCCACAAGATAACGCCATGGCCATCACATTTTTAATTGCGGTGATTGATTTGTGTTTTACCCAGATTCGCAAAAACTATCGCAAAATGGGTCGGACGTTGATTGGCCATTTGGGTGGTCAACTATCAGAAGACGAAATTATGGTCATTCGCCAATTTGAAAGATATTAAAATAAATGAGCCGCTTATTCAGTTTTTGAATAAGCAGCTCATTTTTATTTATTCTTCAATATTCAAACAAATGTCCACCACTTTTTGTTGCACGGGGGAGAGAATATGATTTGTTCGATAGGCTAAACTCATAAAAAATTCCGGTTGTGGATCATCTAGTAGATCTAATTGCACGACATCAGGATTAGTAACGGCTGATTTAGCTAAGAAACTAATTCCAACGTTGTTTGCCACCATCCCTTGAATGACCTGGGGATCCTCACTTTGATAAGTGATCTTGGGTCGAAAATGGTTCGCATGACTTAATTGTTTAAGCGCCTCAGAATGGACAAAACTACTACCAAACATAATAAAGTCTAGCTTCTGAAGATCACGAAACCACACTCCGGATTGTTGTGCCAAAGGATTATCCTTGCTAACAATAATTTTAAAGGTGGTTGTCGCAAAGGTTTGGCTGAATAAGCGTCCAGAATCAAAAGGCTGAATGGAGCCCACTAACGCCATATCAAGAGTGCCATTTAAAAGCAGTTTTAGTAATTCCGCAGATCCTTGTTCAATTGGCACAATTTGCGCAAGTAAGTTTTGTTTGGCAAGCTCAGTCGCAATTTGTGGAAAGTAGGACTGACTAATGACGGGCGGCAAACCAAGCACGATTTTGCCGTTGTTGATATTTTTGATTTCGTTTTGAGCAACATTAACCTGATCTAGGATAATGCGAGAGTGTTCAGCCAATTGTTGACCGCTCAAAGTAGTTGTCAGCCGGTGTTTACTCGCATCGCGCACAAATAATTGGGTATTGAGCTCAGTTTCGAGTCGTTTGATGGCGGTACTAATTGTCGGTTGGCTGACTTTAAATTTGGTGGCCACGCGGGAAAAATTATGTTCCTCAAACATGGCCTGAAAATATTCTAGATCTTTAATGTTCATTGGCTGCCTCAATCTGGTTAATTTTAGAATCGAATGGTTCCTTTTAAACCCCTAGTTTTTCCTTCAACGCAATGGTCATGGTCTCCGAAAAATTAATATCTTGTTCGCGACCCAATTCATTTAGATAGCTGGGGATAGTGATTGTCTTTTTGACTGTTCGATTATCTGATAATTTTCGATACTGAGCTAAGTCAATATCAACATAAGTCACCACTGTATTTGCGGGATGTTCAATGTCAAAGCTTGGTTCAGGAATGGAGAGACCAGCATCTTGCCTAGCCAATCCTTCTTCTGATAAAGCATCACGAGCCATTTCAATTGCTTCTGATAGGGTTGTGCCACTTGTGTCGCTATTAAAATCCACGATATGTACCAAATAAAGGTCAGGTTTATCGTGACTGATAATGACTGGATAGGCTGCTCTTAAATTTTGATGTTTTTTTTGCATGATCTATTTCCTTTCTAAATAACTTAATCAAAGCTTTGTTTTATATGATTTCTTTTAAGAATTTTGTGTGCTAAATTCTCTGGAATTTCTCTATGGCGTTCGATGGGTTCTGTTTTTGATCCTTTGGCGTAGACGTCGTGGTTAGCACCGTGACGAATCAATTGCCACCCATCATTTTTAAGTTTGTTGATTAAGTCTCTTCTTTTCATGACTATTCTCCAACAGCAAAAGTATACCATATTACACGTGTAAAACTAGTTTAAAAGTTCGTTTAAATCGGGTGATATGATGTGCGTCAAAATAATATACGCAATAATGCTGTAGGAAAACTAGCTATTTGATTAATTCAGTTATAGAAAGGTAAATATTAAAATAACTGTGCTATTGGCTAAGTTATGGTTCAGCTTCTAGTACAGTTTTATAATTACCTATTTACTTTTCTCTGGCATTACCCAAGCGGCTACAAGGTACAAAATGATACAGGGGATAAATCCAGGAATTGAGATTGCGGCGTAGATGACACGGAGTAAGGCTTTATCGACGCCAAGGTATTCAGCAAAGCCGCCAATTACGCCAGCAAACATTTTATCTGATGATTTGGTTAATTTCTTATCCATAATTATTCCTCTTTTCCGTTATTTATAAATCACATCCACATTTACAAACTTTTTCTATATTTTTATTATAACTTTTTGGACTATTAAAACCCACCAAAAAGCGTTCAAAATAAAGGGTGACGTAAACCCAGGCGGATACCCGGTTTGTCTGACTGCTTATTAATTTACTTAATGGAATCTTAAACATTTGACTATAGTTTTCTAGCGCGCGTATACTTGCGCTGTTGATTAGGAAAATAAGTATTTGGAGGTTATTAATATGACAAAAAGTCCAGTAGAAATTTTAAACGATCCATTTTTAAACAAAGGGACAGCTTTTACAGCAAAAGAACGTCAATCACTTGGTTTAGTTGGTTTACTACCACCTTACATCCAAACTTTAGACGAACAAGCTGCCCAAACTTATGCGCAGGTCGAATCAAAAACAACAAGTTTAGAAAAGCGAATTTTCTTGATGGAAATTTTCAACGAAAACCGTGTGTTATTCTACAAGTTGTTTAGCCAACACGTCGTTGAATTCATGCCAATTGTGTATGACCCAACGATTGCAGACACAATTGAAAACTACAGTGAGTTATATGTTCAATCACAAAACGCAACGTTCTTATCAATTGATGATCCAGACAGCATGAAAGAATCTTTGAAGAATGCTGCTGACGGTCGTGATATTCGTTTGATCGTTGTTACAGATGCTGAAGGAATCTTGGGTATCGGTGACTGGGGCACAAACGGTGTGGACATTTCAGTTGGAAAATTAATGGTTTACACGGCCGCTGCTGGAATTGATCCTAGCCAAGTCATGCCAGTTGTTTTGGATACTGGTACAAACAACCAAGATTTGTTGAAGGATCCAATGTATCTTGGCAATCGTCACGAACGGGTAACCGGCGATCGTTACTACAAATTTGTTGATCAATTTGTAAAGACTGCTGAAGATCTTTTCCCAAAGCTTTATCTACATTTTGAAGATTTTGGTCGCGACAACGCCGCAAATATCTTGAACACTTACAAAGATCAGATCACCACATTCAATGATGATATTCAAGGAACTGGAATTATTGTTTTAGCAGGAATTTTGGGTGCTTTAAACGTTTCTAAACAAAAAATGACTGATCAAGTTTATCTCTCATTTGGTGCTGGAACTGCTGGTGCCGGAATCACAAAACGAATTTACGATGAATTCTTACAACAAGGTTTATCTGAAGAAGAAGCTCGTAAACACTTCTACATGGTGGACAAGCAAGGTTTGCTGTTTGATGATGACAAGACTTTGACACCAGAACAAAAGCCATTTGCCCGTTCACGTTCTGAGTTTGCTAATGCTGATGAATTAACTAGTTTGGAAGCAGCCGTAAAGGCCATTCACCCAACTATTTTAGTAGGAACTTCTACGCAACCAGATACATTCACAGAATCAATCGTGAAGGAAATGTCAGCTCATACTGAACGTCCAATCATCTTCCCATTATCAAACCCAACTAAATTAGCAGAAGCTAAGGCAGAGGACTTGATCAAATGGTCTGATGGTAAAGCTTTAGTAGCAACCGGTATCCCAGCTGATGACGTTGAATACAATGGCGTAACTTACCAAATCGGTCAGGCTAATAATGCGTTAGTTTACCCAGGTTTAGGTTTAGGGGTGATTGCTTCAACTGCCAAGGTTTTGAATGATGAAATGATTTCAAAGGCTGCTCATTCATTAGGTGGAATTGTGGATGGCGACAAAGCTGGTGCAGCAGTATTGCCTCCAGTTTCAAAGCTTGACCAATTCTCATACACTGTGGCTAAAGCTGTCGCACAGAGTGCAGTAGACCAGAAATTAAATAAGGAACCTATTTCAGATGTTGATAAAGCAATCAAAGATATGAAGTGGGAACCAAAATACTAGAGTGTTTCAAAAGGCCAATGCTAGTGCCTTTTTAAACAAGTTTGCGCTAAATAGTAAAAAGCGTAATTAAAATAAGCAAGCATTACTAAAAAATAAAAGAGTTTAACTGGAGGAAGGTTTATCATGGCTTTTATAACTTCTGTTGAGAGTATTGTGACAATCCTGTTGATGATGGCGTTAGGTTATGTGCTGCGCCGCATTGGCTGGTTTGATGATAACTTTAGTGGCAGTATTTCCAAATTAATTATGAATGTTGCGTTGCCAGCATCAATTTTTGTGGCGATTATGAAATATCTAACGTTACCAAAATTGATCAGTCTATCTAGTGGGTTAATTTACTCATTCGGTGGGGTCATCATTGGCTACATCATTGCATGGCTAGCAGTCAAAGTTCTTCGTGTTCGACCAGGTCG contains the following coding sequences:
- a CDS encoding LysR family transcriptional regulator, with product MNIKDLEYFQAMFEEHNFSRVATKFKVSQPTISTAIKRLETELNTQLFVRDASKHRLTTTLSGQQLAEHSRIILDQVNVAQNEIKNINNGKIVLGLPPVISQSYFPQIATELAKQNLLAQIVPIEQGSAELLKLLLNGTLDMALVGSIQPFDSGRLFSQTFATTTFKIIVSKDNPLAQQSGVWFRDLQKLDFIMFGSSFVHSEALKQLSHANHFRPKITYQSEDPQVIQGMVANNVGISFLAKSAVTNPDVVQLDLLDDPQPEFFMSLAYRTNHILSPVQQKVVDICLNIEE
- a CDS encoding malolactic enzyme, encoding MTKSPVEILNDPFLNKGTAFTAKERQSLGLVGLLPPYIQTLDEQAAQTYAQVESKTTSLEKRIFLMEIFNENRVLFYKLFSQHVVEFMPIVYDPTIADTIENYSELYVQSQNATFLSIDDPDSMKESLKNAADGRDIRLIVVTDAEGILGIGDWGTNGVDISVGKLMVYTAAAGIDPSQVMPVVLDTGTNNQDLLKDPMYLGNRHERVTGDRYYKFVDQFVKTAEDLFPKLYLHFEDFGRDNAANILNTYKDQITTFNDDIQGTGIIVLAGILGALNVSKQKMTDQVYLSFGAGTAGAGITKRIYDEFLQQGLSEEEARKHFYMVDKQGLLFDDDKTLTPEQKPFARSRSEFANADELTSLEAAVKAIHPTILVGTSTQPDTFTESIVKEMSAHTERPIIFPLSNPTKLAEAKAEDLIKWSDGKALVATGIPADDVEYNGVTYQIGQANNALVYPGLGLGVIASTAKVLNDEMISKAAHSLGGIVDGDKAGAAVLPPVSKLDQFSYTVAKAVAQSAVDQKLNKEPISDVDKAIKDMKWEPKY
- a CDS encoding type II toxin-antitoxin system HicA family toxin, whose amino-acid sequence is MKRRDLINKLKNDGWQLIRHGANHDVYAKGSKTEPIERHREIPENLAHKILKRNHIKQSFD
- a CDS encoding PspC domain-containing protein — its product is MDKKLTKSSDKMFAGVIGGFAEYLGVDKALLRVIYAAISIPGFIPCIILYLVAAWVMPEKSK